Proteins found in one Deltaproteobacteria bacterium genomic segment:
- the nusB gene encoding transcription antitermination factor NusB, which translates to MGVRRQAREAALRALFMCDALDCWNVETVDLCFKHFGVSTIIADYARNLCYGAIENKQVLDAKISSASEHWSLSRMTRVDRSILRMAIFEMLYQNDVPLNVAIDEAIEVSKRYGSESSSVFINGVLDRVASDIRKGPKAIESKKTDKNANSSAEQEGEDDSEHVPLLASGTTG; encoded by the coding sequence ATGGGAGTAAGACGCCAAGCTCGTGAGGCCGCATTGAGGGCTCTGTTTATGTGCGACGCACTAGACTGTTGGAACGTAGAAACGGTCGACCTTTGTTTTAAACATTTTGGCGTTTCGACCATAATCGCAGATTATGCGCGTAACCTGTGTTACGGCGCGATCGAGAATAAGCAAGTTTTAGACGCGAAAATTTCTTCTGCTAGTGAGCATTGGAGCTTAAGTAGGATGACGCGCGTAGATCGCTCAATCCTTAGAATGGCAATTTTTGAGATGCTTTACCAAAACGATGTGCCCCTAAATGTTGCCATTGATGAGGCAATTGAAGTGTCTAAGCGATATGGTTCAGAGAGCTCCTCGGTCTTTATCAATGGAGTCCTCGATAGGGTCGCTAGCGATATTAGAAAAGGGCCAAAAGCGATCGAGTCTAAGAAAACCGATAAAAATGCCAATTCTAGCGCCGAACAAGAAGGTGAAGATGATTCTGAGCATGTGCCTCTGCTCGCTAGTGGCACCACCGGTTAG
- a CDS encoding 6,7-dimethyl-8-ribityllumazine synthase, with protein MSAGRVTNQIHGAITCSNSSFAIVASRFNGQVTQLLVDGAIDAIIRHGGSEGGVTVVRVPGSFEIPVTVRKLALLGKFDAIIALGTLIEGETDHYRLICDEVASGLMQVSLETLTPVTFGVLTVKNSEHARERAGGKAGNKGWEAAVAAIEMVNVLSQVEKLTVS; from the coding sequence ATGTCTGCTGGCAGAGTCACTAATCAGATACATGGCGCCATAACATGCAGTAATAGCAGTTTTGCAATTGTGGCAAGCCGTTTTAACGGACAGGTTACGCAGTTATTGGTCGATGGTGCCATCGATGCGATTATTCGCCATGGTGGCAGTGAGGGAGGGGTTACTGTTGTTCGCGTGCCTGGAAGTTTTGAAATTCCGGTAACAGTGAGAAAGCTTGCCCTGTTGGGGAAATTCGATGCGATAATTGCGCTGGGTACCTTGATAGAAGGAGAAACAGATCATTACAGGCTTATATGCGACGAAGTCGCATCTGGCCTAATGCAGGTATCGCTTGAGACATTGACTCCGGTTACTTTTGGCGTGCTCACAGTTAAGAATAGCGAGCATGCGAGGGAGCGAGCTGGGGGAAAAGCAGGGAATAAGGGTTGGGAGGCCGCGGTGGCAGCAATTGAAATGGTAAACGTCCTGTCGCAAGTGGAGAAGTTGACTGTTTCATAG
- the polA gene encoding DNA polymerase I codes for MNVFYLVDGSSYVFRAFYAISALSTREGFPTNAIYGFTRMLVKLVREAEARHLDDGVRIAVAFDIGKPTFRHALFADYKANRAACPPELVQQMPYFSQIVDALGIKSASREGYEADDIIATLVKRFASSDCKVIIVSGDKDLTQLIGEHVEMWDPMRDVWMDSQKVREKYGVAPGQMADYLALTGDSSDNIPGAKGIGPKSAEVLVNYFGSLDQMLENPEKIEEIENLRSKAKIKKCLECDAHQLRLSYQLVTLEEAVAPFNEMANIDEFKVQGVRQEVAEPLFKKLELEKLLESIAANGDVSGARNLESIYGGKDFKVIASDSLDSFADSLSASQSFAFDTETTSLDVRTCKLVGMSFSWQKDKAYYLPLISEPDGSKALDSERVKQVLGPIFSNPKIKKTGLNLKFDLSVVTQQGYFVDGIEFDCMLASYVLNPDKRQHGLSSLARIHLNEEMLPYKELVGSREHIGQVPLEDVANYAAHDAEASWQIRQVLDKLLGSRSFCSDSGEEGPSLRRVFEDIEMPLVAVLSSMELAGVRVDVGFLGELKKMFDDELAELRQAICSLAGEEFNVNSNQQLGSILFEKLGIPTAGVKKTKSGFSTDASVLNTLVGHHPIIEKIIEYRELFKLSTTYVDSLIQLSAPHTSRIYASFNQAIVATGRLSSSDPNLQNIPIRNERGRLIRKAFVAEPGCVLISADYSQIELRVLAHLCGDEDLRKAFYEGHDIHAQTAEEIFGTEGIGEAQKSQNRRIAKTINFGILYGMGAFRLANQLGVSRRDAQSYIDRYFERFPKVREYFDTLTAQLSRLGYVETLFGRRRYQQQVDASGRDSGYVMRSLLNTPIQGTAAEIMKLAMIKLHNALKQYGKKARIIMQVHDELIVEAHKSIAEEVRTVVEDCMESAVVLNVPLKVESNIGESWGEI; via the coding sequence ATGAACGTATTCTATCTCGTAGATGGCTCTAGCTACGTCTTTAGGGCCTTTTATGCCATTTCCGCTCTTTCGACCCGAGAGGGTTTCCCAACTAATGCCATTTATGGATTTACTAGAATGCTCGTGAAGTTGGTTCGAGAGGCTGAAGCAAGACATCTCGACGATGGCGTGCGCATTGCCGTTGCTTTCGATATCGGGAAGCCAACCTTTCGCCATGCGCTGTTTGCCGATTACAAGGCCAATCGCGCAGCCTGTCCTCCGGAACTCGTGCAGCAGATGCCGTATTTCTCGCAGATCGTCGATGCTTTGGGAATTAAATCGGCGAGTCGTGAAGGATATGAGGCTGATGACATTATTGCAACTCTTGTCAAGCGCTTTGCCTCATCGGACTGTAAAGTTATCATTGTCAGTGGAGATAAGGATCTCACGCAGCTAATTGGCGAACACGTTGAGATGTGGGATCCAATGCGCGATGTGTGGATGGACTCACAAAAAGTTAGAGAGAAATACGGTGTAGCCCCCGGTCAAATGGCGGATTATTTGGCGCTTACTGGAGATAGCTCCGATAATATACCTGGTGCCAAGGGGATTGGTCCTAAATCGGCGGAAGTGCTCGTTAATTATTTCGGCTCCTTGGACCAAATGTTAGAAAACCCCGAAAAAATTGAAGAAATTGAGAATCTGCGCAGTAAGGCTAAGATAAAAAAATGCCTTGAATGCGATGCCCACCAGCTTCGTCTAAGCTATCAGTTGGTTACTTTGGAAGAGGCGGTAGCGCCATTTAATGAGATGGCAAATATCGACGAGTTTAAGGTCCAAGGTGTTAGGCAAGAGGTGGCTGAACCTTTGTTTAAGAAGCTCGAGTTAGAAAAATTGTTGGAGTCCATAGCTGCTAACGGCGATGTTTCTGGTGCTAGGAATTTAGAGAGTATCTATGGGGGCAAGGATTTTAAGGTGATTGCTAGCGATTCCCTAGATTCGTTTGCAGATAGTTTATCTGCAAGTCAGTCGTTTGCATTTGATACAGAGACTACTTCGCTGGATGTGAGAACTTGTAAGCTCGTAGGAATGTCGTTTTCGTGGCAGAAAGATAAGGCATATTACCTTCCGCTAATATCGGAGCCGGATGGCAGCAAGGCTTTGGATTCCGAACGTGTAAAGCAAGTTCTTGGGCCAATATTTTCTAATCCGAAAATAAAGAAAACAGGTCTAAATTTGAAGTTTGATCTAAGCGTTGTAACGCAGCAGGGTTATTTTGTAGATGGTATAGAGTTCGACTGCATGCTTGCGTCGTATGTTCTTAATCCAGATAAGCGCCAGCATGGATTGAGCTCATTAGCTAGAATTCATCTAAACGAAGAGATGTTGCCATATAAGGAACTAGTTGGCTCAAGGGAGCATATCGGGCAGGTTCCCTTGGAGGATGTGGCTAATTATGCTGCTCATGATGCTGAGGCATCATGGCAAATAAGGCAAGTCTTGGATAAGTTATTGGGGTCGAGGAGTTTTTGCAGTGATTCTGGAGAAGAGGGGCCGTCTTTACGTCGAGTATTTGAGGATATTGAGATGCCGTTGGTGGCGGTGTTGTCTAGCATGGAGCTGGCTGGCGTTCGCGTGGATGTGGGATTTTTGGGCGAGCTAAAAAAGATGTTTGATGATGAACTTGCCGAGCTTAGGCAGGCCATCTGTAGTTTAGCCGGCGAAGAATTTAATGTGAATTCTAACCAACAGCTCGGAAGTATTTTGTTTGAAAAGCTCGGCATTCCAACGGCAGGTGTTAAGAAAACTAAGAGTGGCTTTTCGACGGATGCAAGCGTGCTAAACACCTTGGTTGGCCATCATCCTATTATTGAAAAAATTATCGAGTATAGGGAATTATTTAAGCTAAGCACTACTTATGTTGATTCCTTAATTCAACTCAGTGCTCCACATACCTCGCGAATTTATGCCTCGTTTAACCAGGCAATCGTCGCGACAGGACGTCTTAGTTCGAGTGATCCAAATCTGCAAAACATTCCAATTCGAAATGAGAGGGGTCGGCTTATTCGCAAGGCTTTTGTTGCGGAACCGGGGTGCGTTTTGATATCGGCGGATTATTCGCAAATTGAGCTTAGAGTGCTAGCCCACCTCTGTGGGGATGAGGATTTGAGAAAGGCCTTTTATGAGGGCCATGATATTCATGCTCAAACTGCAGAGGAGATTTTTGGGACGGAAGGCATTGGAGAGGCACAGAAAAGCCAAAATCGCCGCATCGCGAAGACTATTAATTTTGGCATATTGTACGGTATGGGCGCATTTCGGCTCGCTAATCAGTTGGGTGTTAGCCGTAGAGATGCGCAAAGTTATATAGACCGATATTTTGAGCGATTCCCTAAGGTGAGGGAATATTTCGACACACTTACCGCGCAGTTATCGCGTTTGGGCTACGTGGAAACTCTGTTTGGCCGCCGAAGGTATCAGCAGCAAGTCGATGCCAGTGGCCGCGATAGTGGCTATGTAATGCGTTCATTATTAAATACCCCAATTCAAGGAACCGCGGCGGAAATCATGAAACTGGCTATGATTAAGCTTCACAACGCTCTTAAGCAGTATGGCAAGAAGGCGAGGATAATTATGCAAGTCCACGATGAGTTAATAGTAGAGGCTCATAAGAGCATAGCGGAGGAAGTTAGGACTGTGGTTGAAGATTGTATGGAATCTGCGGTAGTATTGAATGTACCCCTCAAAGTTGAGTCTAATATAGGTGAGTCTTGGGGGGAAATATGA